From Chiloscyllium plagiosum isolate BGI_BamShark_2017 unplaced genomic scaffold, ASM401019v2 scaf_2999, whole genome shotgun sequence, the proteins below share one genomic window:
- the LOC122547225 gene encoding HAUS augmin-like complex subunit 1 isoform X2: MDSKTAKVSTWLSKIFEDQQIPFYEVNPWTMDVLYRLMERNEMRDCDIMQLIEDVKQKSVEYKSDADYLQDFIMESAGLSSTSLSSNGSSCLKNLVNSSLALDLKDTSQTRPFQ, from the exons GTTTCCACATGGCTATCAAAGATTTTTGAGGATCAGCAGATCCCCTTCTATGAAGTGAATCCATGGACCATGGATGTTCTGTATCGTCTGATGGAGCGGAATGAAATGCGTGATTGTGATATCATGCAGCTGATTGAGGATGTGAAGCAAAAATCTGTGGAGTATAAGTCTGATG CCGACTACTTGCAAGATTTCATTATGGAGAGTGCAGGTTTATCCTCCACTAGCCTCTCCAGTAATGGATCTAGCTGTCTGAAAAACCTGGTGAATAGCAGCCTTGCTTTGGACCTAAAAGATACCTCTCAAACCAG GCCATTTCAATGA
- the LOC122547225 gene encoding HAUS augmin-like complex subunit 1 isoform X1, which yields MDSKTAKVSTWLSKIFEDQQIPFYEVNPWTMDVLYRLMERNEMRDCDIMQLIEDVKQKSVEYKSDADYLQDFIMESAGLSSTSLSSNGSSCLKNLVNSSLALDLKDTSQTRMMQRRRGYFALRICFKFVGRESNESPTSTFTHSPRKYLSK from the exons GTTTCCACATGGCTATCAAAGATTTTTGAGGATCAGCAGATCCCCTTCTATGAAGTGAATCCATGGACCATGGATGTTCTGTATCGTCTGATGGAGCGGAATGAAATGCGTGATTGTGATATCATGCAGCTGATTGAGGATGTGAAGCAAAAATCTGTGGAGTATAAGTCTGATG CCGACTACTTGCAAGATTTCATTATGGAGAGTGCAGGTTTATCCTCCACTAGCCTCTCCAGTAATGGATCTAGCTGTCTGAAAAACCTGGTGAATAGCAGCCTTGCTTTGGACCTAAAAGATACCTCTCAAACCAG aatgatGCAGCGCAGAAGGGGTTATTTTGCCCTTCGTATCTGCTTCAAGTTTGTTGGAAGAGAATCCAATGAGTCCCCCACCAGTACCTTTACCCATAGCCCAagaaaatatttatcaaaataa